Proteins co-encoded in one Fusarium musae strain F31 chromosome 3, whole genome shotgun sequence genomic window:
- the UBA1 gene encoding E1 ubiquitin-activating protein (BUSCO:EOG09260ERO) codes for MAEQKQPEVDLATRMQVDESVVGHNEIDESLYSRQLYVLGHEAMKRMGASNVLIVGLKGLGVEIAKNIALAGVKSLTLYDPAPVQIADLSSQFFLTPSDVGKPRDEVTVPRVAELNAYTPVKLHQSPGLDGELSQFDKYQVVVLTSAPIHQQKAIGDYCHSKGIYVVIADTYGLFGSVFCDFGEKFTCIDPTGETPLNGIVAGIDEEGLVSALDETRHGLEDGDYVTFSEVEGMEALNGAEPRKITVKGPYTFSIGDVSGLGQYKRGGMYQQVKMPKIINFKDFTTALKEPEFLISDFAKFDRPQQLHLGFQALHAFQLTHKRLPNPMDDDDAIVVLGAAKKFAEQEGLDIELDEKLLKELSYQAQGDLNPMAAYFGGIVAQEVLKAVSGKFQPINQWMYFDSLESLPTSTKRSAELCKPIGSRYDGQIAVFGTEFQDKIANLKQFLVGAGAIGCEMLKNWAMIGLGTGPEGKIWVTDMDSIERSNLNRQFLFRADDVGQMKSDRAALAVQRMNPDLEGHMVTLKERVSPETENVFNEDFWRNLDGVTNALDNVEARTYVDRRCVFFQKPLLESGTLGTKGNTQVVLPHLTESYSSSQDPPEKEFPMCTIRSFPNKIDHTIAWAKEYMFEKLFVKAPQTVNLYLTQPQFIENSLKQGGNQKETLETIRNYLTTERPRTFEDCIAWARQLFETEFSNKIQQLLYNFPKDSETSSGTPFWSGPKRAPDALKFDPNNPSHFGFIVAAANLHAFNYNIKSPGTDRSIYLRELDNVIVPDFTPSSNVKIQADDKEPVEPESSNFDDNDEIEKLTTSLPSPSSLSGFQLVPVDFEKDDDSNHHIDFITACSNLRAENYKIEPADRHKTKFIAGKIIPAIATTTALVTGLVVLELYKIIDGKDDLEQYKNGFINLALPFFGFSEPIASPKVEYQGPDGKVTLDKIWDRFEIDDITLKELLDTFKAKGLTISMLSSGVSLLYASFFPPSKLKERYDLKLSQLVETISKKPIPSHQKEVIFEIVAEDLAEEDVEVPYIKVKMA; via the exons ATGGCC GAACAAAAGCAACCAGAGGTCGACCTTGCGACCCGAATGCAGGTCGATGAGTCTGTTGTTGGACATAACGAGATCGACGAGTCCCTCTACAGCCGACAACTTTATGTGCTGGGCCACGAAGCCATGAAGCGCATGGGTGCTTCGAATGTGCTCATCGTCGGTCTAAAGGGTCTCGGCGTGGAAATTGCCAAGAACATTGCTCTGGCTGGTGTCAAGAGCCTCACCCTCTACGATCCTGCTCCAGTCCAGATTGCGGATCTCTCGTCCCAGTTCTTCCTCACACCCAGTGACGTCGGAAAGCCCAGAGATGAGGTCACTGTGCCTCGTGTCGCCGAGCTCAACGCCTATACCCCCGTGAAGCTCCACCAGTCACCTGGCCTTGATGGTGAACTTTCGCAGTTCGACAAGTACCAAGTTGTTGTTTTGACCAGTGCACCTATCCACCAACAAAAGGCTATCGGCGACTACTGCCACAGCAAGGGCATTTACGTCGTTATTGCCGACACATACGGTCTTTTCGGCTCCGTTTTCTGTGACTTTGGCGAGAAGTTCACTTGCATCGATCCTACTGGCGAGACTCCTCTCAACGGCATCGTGGCAGGTATTGACGAGGAGGGCTTGGTGTCTGCACTTGACGAAACTCGACATGGATTGGAGGATGGCGATTACGTGACATTCTCCGAGGTGGAAGGAATGGAGGCACTGAACGGAGCCGAGCCCCGAAAGATCACGGTTAAGGGCCCATATACCTTTTCAATCGGCGACGTCTCTGGACTCGGTCAATACAAGCGAGGTGGCATGTACCAACAGGTCAAGATGCCCAAGATTATCAACTTCAAGGACTTCACCACTGCGCTCAAGGAACCCGAGTTTCTTATCTCGGATTTTGCCAAGTTCGACCGACCTCAGCAGCTGCACCTCGGTTTCCAGGCGCTCCATGCTTTCCAACTTACTCACAAGCGACTTCCCAACCCcatggacgatgatgacgctattgttgttcttggtgcCGCCAAGAAGTTTGCCGAGCAGGAGGGTCTTGACATTGAGCtggatgagaagcttctgaagGAGCTGAGCTACCAAGCCCAGGGTGATCTTAACCCCATGGCTGCCTACTTTGGTGGTATTGTGGCACAGGAGGTTCTCAAGGCTGTTTCTGGCAAGTTCCAGCCCATCAACCAGTGGATGTACTTCGATTCTCTCGAATCCCTGCCAACATCTACCAAGCGATCTGCCGAGCTCTGCAAACCTATCGGTAGCCGATATGATGGACAAATTGCTGTATTCGGTACCGAGTTCCAGGACAAGATCGCCAACCTGAAGCAGTTCCTCGTCGGTGCTGGCGCCATTGGTTGTGAGATGCTCAAGAACTGGGCCATGATTGGTCTCGGAACAGGACCCGAGGGCAAGATCTGGGTGACTGACATGGACTCGATCGAGAGGAGTAACCTGAACCGTCAATTTTTGTTCCGcgccgatgatgttggtcaGATGAAGAGTGACcgtgctgctcttgctgttCAACGAATGAACCCTGACCTCGAAGGCCACATGGTAACACTCAAGGAACGCGTTAGCCCCGAGACCGAGAATGTTTTCAACGAGGACTTCTGGCGAAACCTTGATGGTGTCACCAACGCTCTCGACAACGTTGAGGCTCGAACATACGTCGACCGCCGATGCGTTTTCTTCCAGAAGCCACTCCTCGAGAGCGGTACTCTTGGAACCAAGGGCAACACGCAGGTCGTGCTGCCTCATCTCACCGAGTCTTATTCATCCTCCCAGGACCCTCCCGAGAAGGAGTTCCCTATGTGCACAATCCGAAGTTTCCCCAACAAGATCGATCACACTATTGCCTGGGCTAAGGAATACATGTTTGAGAAGCTTTTTGTCAAGGCTCCTCAAACCGTCAATCTATACTTGACCCAGCCTCAGTTCATTGAGAATTCTTTGAAGCAGGGTGGCAACCAGAAGGAGACTCTTGAGACGATTAGGAACTATCTCACGACCGAAAGGCCACGAACCTTTGAGGACTGTATTGCCTGGGCTCGTCAGTTGTTCGAGACTGAATTTTCTAACAAGATCCAGCAGCTCTTGTATAACTTTCCCAAGGATTCTGAGACCTCGTCTGGCACTCCTTTCTGGTCCGGACCTAAGCGAGCTCCCGACGCGCTCAAGTTCGACCCCAACAACCCTTCTCACTTCGGGTTCATTGTTGCGGCAGCGAACCTCCATGCTTTCAACTACAACATCAAGTCTCCTGGAACCGACAGGTCCATCTATCTGCGGGAATTGGATAATGTCATCGTTCCCGACTTTACCCCTAGTTCCAATGTGAAGATCCAGGCCGACGATAAGGAGCCTGTG GAGCCCGAGTCAAGCAACTTCGATGACAATGAcgagattgagaagctgaCCACCAGCCTCCCGTCGCCCAGCTCTTTGTCTGGATTCCAGTTGGTCCCTGTTGACTTCGAGAAGGACGATGACTCGAATCATCACATCGACTTCATCACTGCTTGCAGCAACCTCCGAGCAGAGAACTACAAGATTGAGCCTGCTGATAGACACAAGACCAAGTTCATCGCTGGCAAGATCATTCCTGCCATCGCCACGACCACGGCTTTGGTCACCGGCCTGGTGGTGCTTGAGCTGTACAAGATCATTGACGGCAAGGATGATCTAGAGCAGTACAAGAACGGTTTCATCAACCTGGCTCTGCCTTTCTTTGGCTTCAGCGAGCCCATTGCTAGCCCCAAGGTGGAATACCAAGGCCCTGACGGCAAGGTTACGTTGGATAAGATTTGGGATCGTTTTGAGATTGATGACATCACTTTGAAGGAGCTATTGGATACCTTCAAAGCTAAGGGTTTGACCATCAGCATGCTGAGCTCAGGGGTCAGCCTTCTCTAcgcttctttcttccccccttcgaagttgaaggagcGCTATGACCTCAAGCTGAGCCAGTTGGTTGAGACGATCTCAAAGAAGCCTATTCCTTCACACCAAAAGGAGGTCATTTTTGAGATTGTTGCTGAGGatcttgctgaggaggatgttgaagtgCCctacatcaaggtcaagatggcATAA
- a CDS encoding hypothetical protein (BUSCO:EOG09261ZJR) translates to MGLSVIQEQHDAILGQIKKITRGDWKCLIVDENSKKIIDNVVKEDDILNNNIATIERIENRREPNPEMDAIYILSPESFAVECLLADFEMRRYRSYYLVWTGLLDPSLRRKIDDFPGARQLRAGFQTMFVDFLPRESHLVTLRDPWSFPMLFHPACNAIVPTHMKGLAQKIAGLCITLGEYPKVRYYKPQSARHEAAVLCTHLARFVQEELDAYAQWDTSFPPPSPRPQATLVITDRSMDLMSPLVHEFSYQAMAHDLLPIKDGDKVTYRTTINEGTPEAEEKDMELTDKDKIWVDNRHRHMKDTIDKLMGDFQKFLQQNPHFTNENADTTNLNTIRDMLAGLPQFQEMKEAYSLHLTMAQECMNIFQKHKLMDIASIEQTLASGLDEDFKRPKNILEMIVPLLDDEAVSPSDRLRLIILFILYRDGVVDEDIKRLLAHASLPQSDREVVLNFEQLGGHMTHALKDVRQIPPPLFPIDPKSTQLNEEYGLTRFEPAMKHMVDHLARGMLDQTHFPYVKPPLDPNEELHLAQGGSLRAGRPNWAAAGRRPPENRQRLIVFMAGGATYSESRSCYEVGEARSRDIILVTSHMITPQLFIRQVGDLSRDKRQLDLPLERPKRHAPRHLFERPAPPRPAPSQQPSQQGLPPGPTNRPGGLPSRPGPGPGMAPPTAAMSNMSINNSHGNNAAPPRPTSHHSVQQHHEEPGKLHKEKKKRNFLGIKK, encoded by the exons ATGGGGTTGTCCGTCATTCAAGAGCAGCATGATG CTATCTTGGggcagatcaagaagatcactcGAGGCGAT TGGAAATGCCTGATCGTCGACGAGAACTCCAAAAAGATCATTGACAATGTCGTCAAGGAGGATGACATTCTCAATAACAATATCGCCA CTATCGAGCGAATCGAGAACCGTCGCGAACCGAACCCCGAGATGGACGCAATCTATATCCTGTCGCCTGAATCCTTCGCTGTCGAATGCCTTCTCGCCGATTTCGAGATGCGACGTTATCGCAGCTATTACCTCGTCTGGACCGGCCTCCTCGACCCCTCATTGCGACGCAAGATCGACGACTTTCCTGGAGCCCGACAGCTCCGTGCCGGTTTCCAGACCATGTTCGTCGATTTCTTGCCTCGAGAATCGCATCTCGTTACCCTTCGCGACCCCTGGAGCTTTCCCATGCTCTTCCACCCAGCCTGTAACGCCATCGTTCCAACACACATGAAGGGTCTAGCGCAAAAG ATCGCCGGTCTTTGTATTACACTCGGAGAATACCCCAAAGTTCGTTACTACAAGCCGCAAAGCGCACGCCACGAGGCAGCCGTCCTCTGCACTCACCTGGCTCGATTTGTCCAGGAAGAGCTCGATGCGTATGCGCAATGGGACACTAGCTTTCCCCCACCCTCACCGCGGCCACAAGCGACACTCGTCATCACAGACCGATCGATGGATTTGATGTCACCTTTGGTCCATGAGTTCTCCTACCAAGCCATGGCACACGACCTCCTGCCGATCAAGGACGGCGACAAGGTCACTTATCGTACGACAATCAACGAGGGAACaccagaagctgaagagaaagatATGGAGCTCacagacaaggacaagatatGGGTGGACAATCGACACAGACACATGAAGGACACGATTGACAAACTTATGGGCGATTTCCAAAAGTTCCTCCAACAAAACCCCCACTTCACCAATGAGAATGCCGACACGACCAACCTTAATACGATTAGAGATATGTTGGCAGGCTTGCCGCAGTTTCAAGAGATGAAGGAGGCATATTCCCTGCATCTGACCATGGCGCAAGAGTGTATGAACATTTTCCAGAAGCACAAGTTGATGGACATCGCCTCTATAGAGCAAACGCTCGCATCTGGACTGGACGAGGACTTTAAGAGACCGAAGAACATTCTCGAAATGATCGTACCTCTGTTGGACGACGAGGCCGTATCACCTTCAGACAGGCTGCGCCTCATCATATTATTCATTCTCTATCGGGATGGTGTAGTTGACGAAGACATCAAACGACTCTTGGCCCACGCCTCCCTCCCTCAGTCAGACCGCGAGGTTGTATTGAATTTTGAGCAGCTTGGTGGACATATGACACATGCACTCAAGGATGTGCGCCAGATCCCCCCGCCTCTATTCCCGATCGATCCAAAATCGACACAATTGAACGAGGAATATGGATTAACACGATTCGAGCCTGCAATGAAACACATGGTGGACCATCTGGCAAGGGGCATGTTAGATCAGACTCACTTCCCTTATGTGAAGCCACCACTGGACCCCAATGAGGAGCTTCACTTGGCACAGGGAGGTTCTCTTCGTGCTGGTCGACCAAATTGGGCAGCAGCTGGACGCCGTCCACCAGAGAATCGACAGCGATTAATTGTCTTCATGGCTGGAGGTGCTACATACAGCGAGAGCCGATCGTGCTACGAAGTTGGTGAAGCGCGCAGTCGAGATATCATTCTCGTCACTTCTCACATGATTACTCCTCAGTTATTTATTCGCCAAGTGGGCGATCTCAGTCGCGATAAGCGTCAACTTGACTTGCCCCTGGAGCGACCGAAGCGACACGCTCCACGGCATCTCTTTGAGCGAccagctcctcctcgcccaGCACCATCACAACAGCCCTCACAGCAAGGACTGCCGCCTGGTCCCACGAACCGACCCGGCGGCCTTCCTTCAAGACCTGGCCCTGGCCCTGGCATGGCGCCCCCAACAGCTGCCATGTCAAACATGTCGATTAATAATAGCCACGGTAATAACGCAGCACCACCACGACCGACATCGCACCACAGTGTTCAACAACACCACGAGGAGCCAGGCAAGCTTcacaaggaaaagaagaagcgtaACTTCCTAGGGATCAAGAAGTAG
- a CDS encoding hypothetical protein (EggNog:ENOG41), whose translation MGSVEANGHQKILINAGAKNAYPPAGTPWDVQPEGSLFSPLKLRGLTLHNRIIVSPMCQYSAKDGYMTPWHKQHLGSFAARGPGLIITEVNAVSPEGRISPQDAGIWQDGQLEPLKEIVDFVHSQGARIAIQMGHAGRKASTVVPWLDRKNTAVKEAGGWPDEVVAPSAIPYSPDSLTPREMTSDDIAKFKQDWVAAVKRALMAGFDAIEIHAAHGYLLNAFLSPASNQRTDQYGGSFENRIRLLLETVQSTRDVVPEDFPLLVRVPGTDYLEFDSSLPQWHIEEAAKLGQILAANGIDLIDISGGGLDSRQKITSGPGYQVPYAAAVKKAVKDTGVAVTSVGMITSGKQAQGYLSDDSVDAVLVGRGFLKDPNLVWHWADELDIDIHVASQYGWGFGMTRNHRHRKH comes from the exons ATGGGTTCAGTCGAAGCAAACGGTCACCAAAAGATCCTCATCAACGCCGGAGCCAAAAATGCTT ACCCTCCTGCAGGAACCCCCTGGGATGTCCAACCAGAAGGCAGCCTATTCTCCCCCCTCAAATTGCGAGGTCTAACGCTCCACAATCGTATCATCGTGTCACCAATGTGCCA ATACTCTGCTAAGGATGGCTACATGACCCCATGGCACAAGCAGCACCTCGGAAGTTTCGCCGCACGTGGCCCTgggctcatcatcacagaAGTAAATGCGGTGTCACCAGAAGGACGAATCAGCCCTCAAGATGCCGGTATCTGGCAAGATGGACAACTCGAACCTCTGAAGGAGATTGTGGACTTTGTCCACAGCCAGGGTGCAAGGATTGCGATTCAGATGGGCCATGCGGGAAGAAAAGCGAGTACTGTTGTGCCCTGGCTGGACCGCAAGAACACAGCTGTCAAAGAG GCTGGTGGCTGGCCGGACGAAGTGGTTGCACCAAGTGCAATTCCCTACAGCCCAGACTCTCTCACTCCCAGGGAGATGACAAGCGATGACATTGCCAAATTCAAGCAAGATTGGGTGGCTGCTGTGAAAAGAGCACTCATGGCCGGCTTTGAT GCCATCGAAATCCACGCTGCACATGGTTATCTCCTAAACGCATTCCTCTCCCCAGCCTCAAACCAACGAACAGACCAGTACGGAGGATCTTTCGAGAACCGTATTCGTCTCCTTCTAGAGACTGTTCAATCCACTCGCGATGTCGTCCCCGAGGACTTTCCCCTTCTTGTCCGCGTGCCAGGAACAGATTACCTCGAGTTCGATTCGTCCTTACCACAGTGGCATATCGAAGAAGCCGCAAAGCTCGGTCAAATCCTCGCCGCAAACGGCATCGATCTGATCGACATTTCAGGCGGTGGTTTGGATAGTCGTCAGAAAATCACTTCTGGCCCCGGATATCAAGTCCCGTATGCTGCCGCCGTAAAGAAAGCTGTCAAGGACACCGGAGTTGCTGTGACTTCGGTTGGAATGATTACTTCTGGAAAGCAGGCCCAGGGCTATCTGAGTGATGACTCTGTAGATGCTGTCTTGGTGGGACGGGGGTTCCTCAAGGACCCTAATCTTGTCTGGCACTGGGCGGATGAACTGGATATTGACATCCACGTCGCTTCTCAAT ATGGCTGGGGTTTTGGAATGACCCGTAATCACCGACACAGAAAGCATTAA
- a CDS encoding hypothetical protein (EggNog:ENOG41) has translation MGCDCCGPPASAAELVTAETPPPSDIGSCKDACCDGGDAGTEVKEEESANKERDDDCCASGSCEEPNMDDAPECCRGKTSPCCNASCIDRIAIRECELSASHKPDATGCGNSSSSCNGVADGKACSKHSLSALDRYGATLKALGCICRALIALGQESCCETKGRSVIAKQCSKKSSSRSLIRTSTDSCCSTGSVTKEKAAENRLRLRKGSNESVRSAKQLSIKESCTKSCCSAVKPDKEATPKKSANSCCSGDNARSKGDNARSKSPEPRPVKDKDKDGCSGGCGSKKAAPKSPLTEKNCAKNCCSDGDLSKKIVGSGGCPNKCCTTQPEEPFTAKNGLMAEVAKSNCPKSCCDEERAAIVNGLPKSTCASSCCEPTEKIITKSSNSCADSCCERAPSIICQDSPADACCVPTLPKGMKIETVQNPEDIENQTKGKEHVVLSISGMTCTGCETKLNRTLATVPAVNDLKTSLVLSRAEFNIDLRFGSVDEVIKHLERTTEFKCERLQTKGSSLNFIVNGSTSEFIGQKWPEGVLDMSLVDKDTVRVSFDPKIIGARDLAERSWDPPVKLAPPRGDSSLEAGSKHVRLVGYTTLLSAVLTIPVLVMAWAPLPEREVAYSSASLALATIIQIVIAGPFYAKAIKALVFSRVIEMDLLIVLSTSAAYVFSVVSFGYLIAGKPLSTGQFFETSTLLVTLIMVGRWVAALARQKAVESISIRSFQSSTAILVDETTGTEREIDARLLQYGDVFKVLPDTRIPTDGTVMSGSSEVDESMLTGESKPVEKHFKSVVIAGSINGPGVMTVRLNRLPSDNTINAIAAMVDEAKLSKPKLQDLADRVASYFVPVVVVLTVITFVIWVAIGVTVRGYGGSKATTEAITYAIAVLIVSCPCAIGLAVPMVIVIMSGVAAERGIIFKSADAIEVAHKTSHVVFDKTGTLTQGKLSVVANECVDESTLPLLLGLIENSRHPVSMAVTGYLRSIGIEPSFVGEPKSLTGKGVEAVVKGQRLKAGNSTWLNLSDDPLVQPMLSQGYTVFCFTINDELQAMYSLQDEPRKDAFVTVEALHMRGISVHVVSGDDDSAVQNIATKLNIPRDSVRSRTSPSGKRDYIQTLLGTSTDRKKPVVVFCGDGTNDAVALAQATIGVHMNEGTDVAQSAADVVLMRPNLSGIINMIDASRKSVNRIKFNFGWSFVYNTFAFLLAAGAFVNARIPPEYAGLGELVSVLPVILAAVLLRWSKI, from the exons ATGGGATGCGACTGCTGTGGCCCTCCCGCATCAGCTGCGGAGTTGGTCACTGCTGAGACGCCTCCTCCAAGCGATATCGGAAGTTGCAAGGATGCTTGCTGTGATGGAGGCGACGCTGGGACTGAAGTTAAAGAGGAAGAGTCAGCAAACAAGGAACGGGATGATGATTGTTGTGCTTCTGGTAGCTGTGAAGAGCCGAACATGGATGACGCACCGGAATGCTGCCGCGGAAAAACAAGCCCATGCTGCAATGCTTCTTGCATTGATCGTATCGCCATACGAGAGTGTGAGCTCAGTGCTTCTCACAAGC CGGATGCAACGGGTTGCGGCAACTCTAGCTCCAGCTGCAATGGCGTAGCTGACGGCAAGGCATGCAGCAAGCACAGTCTATCTGCTCTCGACCGCTACGGTGCAACTCTGAAGGCGCTCGGATGCATCTGCCGCGCTCTCATTGCTTTGGGTCAAGAGTCTTGCTGCGAGACCAAAGGCCGCTCTGTCATCGCCAAGCAATGCTCCAAGAAGTCGTCTTCCCGCTCTCTGATCCGCACTTCAACGGACTCTTGCTGCAGCACCGGCTCTGTTACGAAAGAAAAGGCTGCGGAGAACCGTCTTCGCTTACGAAAGGGTTCCAATGAGAGTGTCAGGTCCGCCAAACAGCTGTCGATCAAGGAGAGCTGCACTAAGTCGTGCTGTTCCGCTGTTAAGCCCGACAAAGAAGCGACCCCTAAGAAGTCTGCCAACTCATGCTGTTCGGGAGACAACGCCAGATCTAAGGGAGACAACGCCAGATCTAAGTCTCCTGAACCAAGACctgtcaaagacaaagacaaggacGGCTGTTCTGGTGGGTGTGGttccaagaaggctgcaCCCAAGAGCCCACTCACCGAAAAGAATTGTGCCAAAAACTGCTGCAGCGATGGTGATCTTTCCAAGAAAATCGTTGGAAGCGGCGGGTGTCCCAATAAATGCTGCACAACTCAGCCGGAAGAGCCATTCACAGCCAAGAATGGACTAATGGCTGAAGTTGCAAAGAGCAACTGCCCAAAGTCCTGCTGTGACGAAGAAAGAGCGGCGATCGTCAATGGGCTACCCAAGTCCACATGTGCCAGTTCCTGCTGTGAGCCAactgagaagatcatcaccaAATCTTCCAACAGCTGTGCCGATTCTTGCTGCGAGAGGGCTCCATCTATCATCTGTCAAGACTCTCCAGCCGATGCTTGTTGCGTTCCTACGTTGCCTAAGGGAATGAAGATTGAGACAGTTCAAAATCCCGAAGATATAGAGAACCAgacaaaaggaaaagaacaTGTGGTTCTCAGCATCTCTGGTATGACATGTACTGGTTGTGAGACCAAGCTCAACAGAACTCTCGCTACAGTCCCAGCTGTCAATGATCTGAAGACCAGTCTCGTTCTCTCACGTGCCGAGTTTAACATTGATCTTCGCTTCGGCTCCGTTGATGAGGTTATCAAGCATCTTGAGCGAACCACTGAGTTCAAATGTGAAAGACTTCAGACGAAAGGGTCTAGCTTGAATTTCATCGTGAATGGCAGCACGTCTGAGTTTATTGGCCAAAAATGGCCCGAAGGAGTTCTGGATATGAGTCTTGTCGACAAAGATACTGTTCGAGTCTCATTTGATCCCAAGATCATCGGAGCGCGAGACCTTGCTGAAAGATCTTGGGACCCTCCAGTTAAGCTTGCACCTCCTCGTGGTGATTCGTCGCTTGAAGCGGGCAGTAAACATGTTCGCCTTGTTGGGTACACCACTCTTTTATCTGCTGTTCTTACAATTCCTGTTCTGGTCATGGCTTGGGCTCCGCTTCCTGAGAGAGAGGTCGCATACTCTTCGGCTTCCCTGGCTTTGGCCACCATTATTCAGATTGTGATTGCTGGGCCTTTCTACGCGAAAGCTATCAAGGCTTTGGTCTTTTCCAGAGTCATCGAGATGGACTTGTTGATTGTTTTGAGCACAAGTGCAGCCTACGTCTTCTCAGTTGTGTCATTTGGATATCTCATTGCAGGCAAGCCCCTCTCAACTGGCCAATTCTTCGAGACTTCCACTCTGCTCGTCACCTTGATCATGGTCGGACGATGGGTCGCAGCACTTGCTCGACAGAAGGCAGTTGAATCCATCTCCATTCGATCATTCCAATCCTCAACTGCCATTCTGGTCGACGAGACGACCGGCACGGAGCGGGAGATAGACGCCCGACTTCTTCAGTACGGCGATGTCTTTAAAGTCCTACCGGATACTAGGATCCCAACAGATGGAACAGTCATGAGTGGTTCGTCTGAGGTCGATGAATCGATGCTAACAGGCGAGTCCAAGCCCGTGGAGAAGCACTTCAAGAGTGTTGTCATTGCAGGGTCTATCAATGGCCCTGGAGTCATGACAGTTCGCCTAAACCGCTTGCCGAgcgacaacaccatcaacgcAATCGCTGCTATGGTCGATGAAGCCAAACTATCAAAGCCAAAGCTACAGGATCTTGCGGACCGAGTGGCCTCATATTTCGTCCCCGTGGTTGTGGTGTTGACTGTTATCACTTTTGTTATTTGGGTTGCAATTGGCGTAACAGTCCGTGGCTATGGTGGCTCAAAGGCAACGACGGAAGCAATCACATACGCCATTGCCGTTCTCATCGTGTCCTGTCCTTGCGCGATCGGACTTGCAGTACCAATGGTCATTGTTATCATGAGCGGAGTCGCAGCAGAAAGGGGCATCATTTTTAAATCTGCAGATGCTATTGAAGTTGCTCACAAGACATCTCACGTTGTCTTTGATAAGACTGGAACCTTGACTCAGGGAAAGCTTTCTGTCGTTGCAAATGAGTGTGTCGATGAAAgtactcttcctctcctttTAGGCCTGATAGAGAACAGTCGTCATCCAGTCTCCATGGCTGTTACGGGCTACCTTAGGAGTATTGGTATCGAACCTTCATTCGTGGGTGAGCCGAAGAGCTTGACCGGTAAAGGCGTTGAAGCAGTTGTAAAGGGTCAGAGGTTGAAAGCTGGAAACTCTACATGGCTCAATCTCTCGGATGATCCTCTTGTTCAGCCTATGCTTTCTCAAGGTTACACCGTCTTTTGTTTCACAATCAACGACGAGCTGCAGGCCATGTACAGTCTTCAAGACGAGCCTCGGAAGGACGCCTTTGTGACGGTTGAAGCCCTGCACATGCGAGGCATCTCAGTCCATGTGGtttctggtgatgatgattcaGCTGTTCAGAACATAGCAACCAAGTTGAACATCCCACGAGACAGTGTCCGCTCAAGGACTTCACCTTCTGGCAAAAGGGATTACATCCAAACTCTCCTCGGCACTTCCACTGATCGCAAGAAACCAGTCGTCGTGTTCTGCGGCGACGGTACAAACGATGCAGTAGCTCTCGCCCAAGCCACTATCGGTGTTCACATGAATGAAGGCACAGATGTAGCCCAGTCCGCGGCCGACGTCGTTCTCATGCGTCCCAATCTAAGCGGTATTATCAATATGATAGACGCGAGTCGAAAGTCGGTCAACCGCATCAAGTTTAATTTCGGATGGAGCTTCGTGTACAACACTTTTGCCTTTCTACTAGCTGCTGGTGCATTCGTCAATGCCAGAATTCCACCGGAATATGCAGGTCTTGGAGAATTGGTGAGCGTTCTGCCGGTTATTCTTGCGGCTGTGCTTCTGCGCTGGTCGAAGATCTAG